One Pleuronectes platessa chromosome 9, fPlePla1.1, whole genome shotgun sequence genomic region harbors:
- the pias4a gene encoding E3 SUMO-protein ligase PIAS4-A, with translation MAAELVEAMNMVKSFRVSDLQTLLASMGRSKSGLKQDLVGRALRLVQTEYSPELLKNVRQLYESRFPKSSGWLAARRPEGVPVAYSSLSSSPTATSQGADYLNGISKPSPTPAAEVKLVPLPFYQTLETLLPPTELISQNNEKLQDSQCIFELTPTQADQIRNASELRPGIRSIQVVLRICYTDSIGVQEDQYPPNIAVKVNQSYCHVPGYYPSNKPGVEPRRPCRPVNITPWLHLSSVTNRVTITWGNFGKRYSVAVYLVRVFTATDLFSQLKLCSVESADRCRERIQDKLRFDPESEIATTGLRVSLICPLVKMRLGVPCRVLTCAHLQCFDAVFFLQMNEKKPTWTCPVCDKPAPFELLTIDGLLSEILKQTSEDIEEIEYLTDGSWQPIRDEKERDRDRESSNTPDYPDVDICIPEANGHSPAHSSTSLTGKSGSSSVGGAGGTGGTSVAPSGGAVVDLTLDSSSEEEGGGAGGDSEDTEDSADSPAPKRGRYNYDKDLVTAY, from the exons ATGGCGGCCGAACTGGTGGAAGCGATG AACATGGTCAAAAGTTTCCGGGTGTCAGACCTGCAGACACTGCTGGCCTCGATGGGTCGCAGCAAAAGCGGGCTGAAGCAGGACCTGGTGGGGCGCGCACTGCGGCTGGTGCAGACCGAATACAGCCCAGAGCTTCTGAAGAATGTCAGGCAGCTCTACGAGTCGCGCTTCCCCAAATCTTCTGGCTGGCTTGCGGCACGGCGTCCAGAGGGCGTCCCGGTTGCCTACTCGTCCCTCAGCTCATCCCCCACCGCCACCTCTCAGGGCGCAGACTACCTCAACGGCATTTCCAAACCATCTCCGACACCTGCAGCAGAGGTCAAGCTAGTGCCACTACCCTTTTACCAAACCCTGGAGACACTGTTGCCACCAACAGAGCTAA TTTCCCAGAACAATGAGAAACTGCAGGACAGTCAATGCATATTTGAGTTAACACCAACCCAAGCTGATCAGATCAGAAATGCAAG CGAGCTTCGTCCAGGAATCAGATCAATCCAAGTGGTTCTTAG AATCTGTTACACAGACTCCATTGGTGTCCAGGAGGACCAGTATCCCCCCAATATTGCTGTCAAAGTCAACCAGTCCTACTGTCATGTGCCA gGCTATTACCCCTCTAATAAGCCTGGAGTTGAACCTCGTCGCCCTTGTCGACCTGTAAACATCACTCCCTGGTTGCATCTCTCCAGTGTCACAAACAGAGTCACCATCACCTGGGGAAACTTTGGCAAG CGGTACTCGGTGGCTGTGTATTTAGTGAGGGTCTTCACTGCAACAGACCTCTTCAGCCAACTCAAACTCTGCTCGGTGGAGAGTGCAGATCGCTGTCGTGAACGCA TCCAAGACAAACTTCGTTTTGACCCAGAAAGTGAAATTGCGACCACAGGCCTTCGAGTTTCTCTCATCTGTCCA TTGGTTAAGATGCGGCTCGGGGTACCGTGTCGAGTTTTAACTTGTGCCCATCTCCAGTGTTTCGATGCAGTCTTCTTCCTGCAGATGAACGAGAAGAAGCCCACGTGGACTTGCCCTGTCTGTGACAAGCCCGCTCCCTTTGAGCTGCTCACAATTGATGG ACTGCTATCTGAGATCCTGAAACAGACAAGTGAAGACATTGAGGAGATTGAGTACCTAACCGACGGCTCCTGGCAACCCATCAGAGATGAGAAGGAGAGGGACAGGGATAGAGAAAGCAGCAACACGCCAGACTACCCTGATGTTGATATAT GCATTCCTGAGGCAAACGGTCATTCACCAGCCCACAGCAGCACCAGCCTGACGGGCAAATCTGGCAGCAGTTCCgtggggggggcaggaggcACAGGTGGAACATCCGTGGCGCCCAGCGGAGGTGCGGTGGTAGATCTAACTCTTGACTCTTCCTCTGAAGAGGAAGGCGGCGGGGCAGGAGGGGACAGCGAGGACACAGAGGATAGCGCCGACAGTCCTGCCCCGAAGAGGGGCCGATATAACTACGACAAGGACCTGGTTACTGCCTACTGA
- the foxq2 gene encoding forkhead box Q2, translated as MSVRYLDSEMTMEDRSSRTIARERLGLSFTIDYLLFNKGVKGSKEEAKGSRAAEQTASNMLDHQNPKPEEVGIRSDKQPKRSEVDPEERKVKEEEGEEEQQEEGEEEVTTTTTTSVSSGREKSADKPNQSYISLISKAILASEQKKLLLCDIYQWIMDHYPYFKSKDKNWRNSVRHNLSLNDCFIKAGRSDNGKGHFWAIHPSNYEDFSNGDYHCRRARRRVRRVAGQLPLPSLSSPYHPALARPHRTTCWCCPQASAFPLTCSAPRFYWPWSRMQPQLGLHPGLHASLP; from the exons ATGAGTGTGAGATATCTCGATTCAGAAATGACAATGGAGGACAGAAGCAGCCGCACCATCGCCAGAGAGAGGCTTGGACTGAGCTTCACTATTGACTACCTTCTGTTCAATAAAGGAGTCAAAGGTTCCAAAGAAGAAGCGAAGGGAAGTCGTGCGGCAGAGCAGACAGCGAGCAACATGCTCGATCATCAGAATCCTAAACCCGAAGAGGTGGGGATTCGCTCTGATAAACAGCCGAAGAGGTCAGAGGTAGACCCCGAGGAAAGGAAAGtcaaagaagaggagggggaagaagagcaacaagaggagggggaggaggaagtgaccaccaccaccaccacgtctGTCAGCAGCGGTCGAGAGAAGTCTGCGGACAAACCCAACCAGTCGTacatctctctcatctctaAGGCGATCCTGGCGTCCGAGcagaagaagctgctgctgtgtgacatCTACCAGTGGATCATGGACCACTACCCGTACTTCAAGAGTAAG GATAAAAACTGGAGGAACAGTGTGAGACACAACCTCTCCCTGAACGACTGCTTCATCAAAGCTGGCCGCAGTGACAACGGTAAAGGCCACTTCTGGGCAATTCACCCATCAAACTATGAGGACTTCTCCAACGGGGACTATCACTGCCGCAGGGCACGGCGGAGGGTGCGCAGGGTGGCGGGGCAGCTTCCCCTGCCCTCCCTGAGCTCCCCCTACCACCCCGCTCTGGCTCGCCCCCACAGAACGACCTGTTGGTGCTGTCCTCAGGCATCAGCGTTCCCTCTGACCTGCTCAGCGCCCAGATTCTACTGGCCCTGGTCCCGTATGCAGCCCCAACTGGGGCTCCACCCGGGCCTGCACGCCTCTCTACCCTGA
- the map2k2a gene encoding dual specificity mitogen-activated protein kinase kinase 2a, producing the protein MGPKRRPLPLNITPIGEGQATSTIDAASEANLEALQKKLGELDLDEQQRKRLEAFLTQKAQVGELKDEDFDPICELGAGNGGVVNKVRHKPSGLVMARKLIHLEIKPAIRNQIIRELQVLHECNSPYIVGFYGAFYSDGEISICMEHMDGGSLDQVQKEARKIPEEILGKVSIAVLRGLAYLREKHQIMHRDVKPSNILVNSRGEIKLCDFGVSGQLIDSMANSFVGTRSYMSPERLQGTHYSVQSDVWSMGLSLVELAIGRYPIPPPDTKELESVFGRAVLDGAVVEPHTNMQRPRPPGRPVSGHGMDSRPAMAIFELLDYIVNEPPPKLPLGVFTIDFQDFVTKCLIKNPAERADLKMLMSHTFIKRSEVEEVDFAGWLCKTMELNQPSTPTRSTE; encoded by the exons ATGGGTCCTAAAAGAAGACCCCTGCCCCTGAACATTACGCCCATTGGGGAGGGACAGGCCACCTCCACCATCGATGCTGCATCGGA AGCAAACCTCGAGGCCTTACAGAAGAAGCTGGGTGAGCTGGACCTGgacgagcagcagaggaaacggCTGGAGGCCTTCCTCACCCAGAAAGCTCAGGTCGGGGAGCTGAAGGATGAGGACTTTGACCCCATCTGCGAGTTGGGTGCCGGAAACGGGGGAGTGGTCAACAAGGTCCGCCACAAACCCTCTGGTCTGGTCATGGCCCGCAAG TTGATTCACCTGGAAATCAAACCTGCCATCAGGAACCAGATCATCCGAGAGCTGCAGGTGCTGCATGAATGCAACTCCCCCTACATTGTGGGCTTCTATGGGGCCTTTTACAGCGATGGAGAGATCAGCATCTGTATGGAGCACATG GATGGTGGATCCCTAGACCAGGTCCAGAAGGAAGCAAGAAAAATCCCAGAGGAAATCCTGGGGAAAGTCAGCATAGCT GTTTTGAGAGGATTAGCTTATCTGCGGGAGAAGCATCAGATCATGCACAGAG ATGTCAAGCCCTCCAACATTCTGGTCAACTCTCGCGGGGAGATCAAGCTGTGCGACTTTGGTGTGAGCGGCCAGCTCATAGATTCCATGGCCAACTCCTTTGTTGGAACGCGCTCCTACATGTCG CCGGAGAGACTGCAGGGCACTCACTACTCCGTTCAGTCTGACGTGTGGAGCATGGGTCTGTCCCTGGTGGAGCTGGCAATCGGCCGCTACCCCATCCCTCCTCCGGACACCAAAGAACTGGAGTCTGTGTTTGGACGGGCTGTTCTAGACGGGGCCGTTGTAGAGCCTCACACCAACATGCAGAGGCCCAGACCACCAGGCAGGCCTGTGAGCG GACATGGAATGGACAGCCGACCTGCTATGGCCATCTTTGAACTTTTGGACTACATTGTTAATGAG CCGCCTCCCAAACTGCCACTTGGCGTCTTCACCATTGACTTCCAGGACTTTGTGACAAAATG tttgaTCAAGAACCCAGCCGAGAGAGCCGACCTGAAGATGCTGATG AGTCACACATTCATCAAACGATCagaggtggaggaagtggaCTTTGCCGGTTGGTTGTGCAAAACCATGGAGCTCAACCAGCCCAGCACTCCCACCCGCAGCACTGAGTGA